One genomic region from Equus asinus isolate D_3611 breed Donkey chromosome 10, EquAss-T2T_v2, whole genome shotgun sequence encodes:
- the LCN15 gene encoding lipocalin-15 isoform X2: protein MKSILLGWVLALLWVSVAQAEVLVQPDFDAKKFSGLWYVVSMASDCKVFLGKKDHLLMSTSTVKAITGGNLSVHMEFPRADRCNQVDAEYLKVGSEGHFRVPALGYLDVRIVDTDYSSFAVVYIYKELEGALSTMVQLYSRTQEASPQAVKAFQDFYPTVGLPDDMMVTLPKSDVCSLRGTEAP from the exons ATGAAGTCCATCCTGCTGGGTTGGGTCCTGGCGCTGCTCTGGGTGTCCGTGGCTCAGGCTGAGGTCCTGGTGCAGCCAGATTTTGATGCCAAAAAG TTCTCAGGCCTCTGGTACGTGGTCTCCATGGCTTCTGACTGCAAGGTCTTCCTGGGCAAGAAGGACCACTTACTGATGTCCACCAGTACCGTCAAGGCCATCACGGGGGGCAACCTCAGCGTCCACATGGAGTTTCCTCG GGCTGATCGCTGTAACCAGGTGGACGCCGAGTACCTGAAAGTGGGCTCCGAGGGGCACTTCAGAGTCCCGG CCCTGGGCTACCTCGACGTGCGCATCGTGGACACGGACTACAGCTCCTTTGCCGTGGTGTACATCTACAAGGAGCTGGAGGGGGCGCTCAGCACCATGGTGCAGCTCTACA GCCGGACCCAGGAGGCGAGCCCCCAGGCTGTGAAGGCCTTCCAGGACTTCTACCCGACCGTCGGGCTCCCGGATGACATGATGGTTACGCTGCCCAAGTCAG ATGTGTGCTCCTTGAGGGGCACGGAGGCACCCTGA
- the LCN15 gene encoding lipocalin-15 isoform X3 → MASDCKVFLGKKDHLLMSTSTVKAITGGNLSVHMEFPRADRCNQVDAEYLKVGSEGHFRVPALGYLDVRIVDTDYSSFAVVYIYKELEGALSTMVQLYSRTQEASPQAVKAFQDFYPTVGLPDDMMVTLPKSDVCSLRGTEAP, encoded by the exons ATGGCTTCTGACTGCAAGGTCTTCCTGGGCAAGAAGGACCACTTACTGATGTCCACCAGTACCGTCAAGGCCATCACGGGGGGCAACCTCAGCGTCCACATGGAGTTTCCTCG GGCTGATCGCTGTAACCAGGTGGACGCCGAGTACCTGAAAGTGGGCTCCGAGGGGCACTTCAGAGTCCCGG CCCTGGGCTACCTCGACGTGCGCATCGTGGACACGGACTACAGCTCCTTTGCCGTGGTGTACATCTACAAGGAGCTGGAGGGGGCGCTCAGCACCATGGTGCAGCTCTACA GCCGGACCCAGGAGGCGAGCCCCCAGGCTGTGAAGGCCTTCCAGGACTTCTACCCGACCGTCGGGCTCCCGGATGACATGATGGTTACGCTGCCCAAGTCAG ATGTGTGCTCCTTGAGGGGCACGGAGGCACCCTGA